ATAAGTCCCAAATGTGGACCCCATATCCGTTCCTGATGTCTGCGCATATCAGTAACGCGATTACCGTACATCTTAGTCTTGATACATACTGAGCATGCACAAGATGGCAAACAACCACGCGCACACTTGTGCCCAGATACAGAACCCTGCAAGCCCATCAGTAGGGTGTCCTCATGATATGCTTGGGATGGGCACTCACAATCATCAACTCCGATGGTCTTCTGGAGCTTACCACGGGTGTACAAGCGGAGGATCAAGACGGCCGTGCCTGTGAGGCAGAGGGCGATATTGAGAGAATAGATCTGATAGTTCTGGTTCGGTGGGTTTACAAAGTTGGGTGTCACGCCATCGGGAGGCGGGGAGGCGGGGATCTGGTTGAGGTCGACCGACGGCATGGTGGGAGAGGCTTGTCTTTGCGCGTCCGTGAGAGAGCTGGTCCTGATCAAAAGCGAAGATTGCAAAGGACGCTGGCCGTCGCTTCGCTACTTATCCTTCTTGTTCATGGTGCTCTCCTCCAACTTGCCCTGGCTCGAGCGCGGAGGAATGGACTCGTTCGTATGCAGGCCGGAGCGACTACCGAGAGACCATTCTCACCTGCATCGTATAGTTTGCGATCTCCGGGGAACAGAAAATCACCGTCACTATCCCATTGAGGAGACGCCACTGGCCATCAGAGTTCCTAATCTGGCTGGAACGAATATGGGAGAAAGCTCCCAGTGTACCTGGATCGTGTGACAACGAGACTAGTCTGGGATACAGTGGTCCGATTATCCCTGTCAGGGGCATTGTCAGAGATCCCGAATGCGGCATCAGTTGCATCTGTCAGATGCAGGGGTTGATGGAAATCTGGGCGGAACATGACAGGTTCGAAGACCCTGGGGTTGCCCCAAGAATCTGCCGTGAGATATCACAAAGCCAGGCTGACTGGTTCGACGGTCGTACATAATATGGTGGAGCCGGACAAGGAGGGGAAATTGAGCTGAGGTgggaatggggagggggtgaacGGATGATCGGCGGAGGAAGTGAGTTGAGTGGGTTTGGAATATAGTCTAGTCGAGCTGCTATCCGGGACGTTGGGGGAGAACAGTGGTCGAACGGAATGTATGTGAGGCGAGCACAGGCCCTGGCCTGGTCCATCCACAGCAAAGTACAGAGGCCCGTCCACCAACTATGATCCTTCGTCTCTACCTTGGATCCGGATTTTGTCGTACCTATTGGAGGGTCACCTCGTATTCCTGTCGGCTGTTTCCCCGACTTGGCTGAGGAAGCTGGACGTATCGGCTTGTGGCGCACCGGCGCTGCCTGGACGCCGTCTGGCGCTATCGCTGCAGGTCGCGTTGCCTATCCACTCGCTTCCCGCCAATCAACCTGGCAAGATCCCAATGTCCCCCCTGATGCTGAAGCCAAGTGTGACAAGTATAATAGGTAGGTCGCCCTGGTCATTCCCAACGGAGTGGTTCCATACTTACTACCAGGGACCCCGGTCACATAACCCTTGTCTATACTTCTTACCAATGGCGCAGTTTGATCCCAATCTCGAGCAGATTCAGCAGTGTCTGGCCGAGGTCACGGCCGCGGTCGACCAGTATCGCAGTCAAGCGACCACTCCGAATAGTCAGGATGCTCGCTACCAGTTGATGGCTCGGGCCACTCGCTTGGTCAATGCTGTTCGGGGCCCGGCCGACCTCGTCTTTGCCAACTTTGAACATGTACGCTCCAGGCTACCCCAGCCATCATCGGTCCATCTGGAATACACCATGTAGGCTAACGATACGCTATGGCACGCTATGCTAGATGGTTCGAATAGGCGCAATCCGGACCCTGTTGGAAGCCGGGGTGTTGGATGCCATCCCGACCGGGGGACAGAGCATTTCGGCCTCGGAAATCGCCTCCACAACCGGGGTGGACAAAGAACTTATCGGTAGGCCATCCCTGAGTCCCTGGATGCCCCCGGTCGGCGGTGGCCGGGGGTTCCCCTGTCGTTGCCCAACTAAACTGACCCGATTCCAGTGCGCCATATGCGCGCCCTGACTCCATTGGGACCCTTTCGCGAGGCGGGGGAGGAATTGTATGCCCACACCCCCGAGTCGGAGATCCTACTGGCACCCCAGATGCGGGCGGTTTTCAGTCTAATGTAAGTGCGGCAGCCTCTCCTTCGTCCAAGTCTTCACATATGTCCGATGGCTAACCAAAGCCACCTACTGGCCAGGGTCGATGAGTACTCCCCCGCGATGTTGCGGGGCCATGAATATTTTGCGCAGCAGGGCTGGCAGCATCGCATCGAACTGCGCCGCAACCCCTTCACTTTCGTGCATGGCTGCGACGGACAGACCATGTTTGAGTACATTTCACAGAGCCCCGCCCGCGCAACTCGGCTGAATGATGCCATGGTAGCGGAGGATTCTCTCCTGGCGGAGATTGGTCTGTATCCCTTCAAATCTACGCTGGAGCCACTTGCACAGCCAGACACCGCCACCATTGTGGATGTTGGCGGGGGTCGCGGACATATTCTGCGTCAACTCAAAGAGAGCTTGGCAGGAGTCCCCGGGCGGTATATCCTGCAGGATCGCGAGAGTGTCATCACTGATAATGGTCCGGAGATGGAGACCCACGGAATCGAGCCGATGGCGCATGATTTCTTCAACCCCCAACCCGTGCAGGGTAAGCAGTCCCCACCATTTCCACAGCCCCCTCTATCAGTCTAACTTAACACATTGATCCTATGTATCAGGCGCCCTCGTGTACTTTGTGCGTCGCGTGCTGCATGACTGGCCCGATGAGGAGGTTCGTCAGGTCCTCGCACAGCTGGCGGTCGCGATGGATCGGGAGCGGTCGCGAATTCTCATCACGGAGACGATCATCCCTGAAGTGGGCGCGACCGCAACTAACGCGTATATGGACTTGACCATGATGACGTTTGGTGGGAGAGAGCGGACGGTGAAGGATTTTGCGCACCTCTTCGATCTAGCGGGGCTGCAACTGGCCAACGTATACAAGGCACCCGGAGTGcccatggtggtgttggaagCTCGCCTGAAGTGAGCTTTAGTGTAAAAGCTCAGCCGCTCGGAGGTGTGAAAGGGGCTAACTTGACAGGAGGTGCATTCTTCTAGTGTTTCTCTGACGTGAAGATCTTCGTTTCTATCAGTCTCATTGCGTAGCTGGTAGCTAGAATGCAATTATAACCTCCCTTCCCATTCTCCTCTAGGTTAGCGTGCAATGCACATAAAGATTTAAATCGGATGGTTTGGGGTAGAGGAGATAGTAGACTAGATCGTGTTGTTTATACGAATAGCTGGCAAGAGGAAGCTTGACGGGGGTAACAGACAGTACttaattattactatagGAAGAAGACCACTACTTATCCACCACTGGAGAAGGCAAACAGGGTCAGGTGCCCATCGAGCCTATGTAAACATGCAAACAAGGCCAACCGGTCAGCCGTCAGCCTccagctctctctctctctctctctctctctctctctctctctctctctctctctctctctctctctccatgtTCCCTcgcttctcttttctctctacGCTTGACAGCCGCTCAGATAATGATTTCCGCAAGATCATTTTAgcttcattatatatatatactgcaTGAAGGGCAAATTTCCCCGTTCAGTAGCCCACATGTTCTTCTGTGACATGGAATGACCTCTTGATCCGAACGGACCgacccttcttcaactcggCCGCAAAGGTTGGCGTGAGGGGACTATTTAAACTTGCCCGGAAAGCTGAAACCACCGTGGTGGTTATGTTCCGCGTCGCATCAGGCTGGGGCGATTGCCACACGGCGGCATCTTCAGGGTCAGGCCGGGTCCGCGTATACTCCGTGAAGCTGGTCAATGGCATGCTTCCGCGGCTTTTCTTGCCCTTGCGGTCAGGTGGGTCACCAAGGACTGCACGAAAGAGAGGACGGAGAGTGACCAGACTACCCGCTGTAATTCCCAAGCCAACCTCGATAAAGGACCAGATGTCGATGGAAAAGGTGGAATCTGTCACACATGTAGATTGAGAAGGGTTAGCCGTCTTGGCCATGAGTGACTTGAAAggagcaacaacaaacaaaacATGGACTATCGCAGTAGGTTTAATCAATTAAAGGGGGTTATGAAGCATGGCACTTACACAAGAAATCGATATCCTT
The window above is part of the Aspergillus luchuensis IFO 4308 DNA, chromosome 8, nearly complete sequence genome. Proteins encoded here:
- a CDS encoding uncharacterized protein (COG:S;~EggNog:ENOG410PPYX;~InterPro:IPR001077,IPR036388,IPR016461,IPR029063, IPR036390;~PFAM:PF00891;~SMCOG1042:O-methyltransferase;~antiSMASH:Cluster_8.1;~go_function: GO:0008168 - methyltransferase activity [Evidence IEA];~go_function: GO:0008171 - O-methyltransferase activity [Evidence IEA]), which produces MSPLMLKPSVTSIIGRSPWSFPTEWFHTYYQGPRSHNPCLYFLPMAQFDPNLEQIQQCLAEVTAAVDQYRSQATTPNSQDARYQLMARATRLVNAVRGPADLVFANFEHMVRIGAIRTLLEAGVLDAIPTGGQSISASEIASTTGVDKELIVRHMRALTPLGPFREAGEELYAHTPESEILLAPQMRAVFSLMVDEYSPAMLRGHEYFAQQGWQHRIELRRNPFTFVHGCDGQTMFEYISQSPARATRLNDAMVAEDSLLAEIGLYPFKSTLEPLAQPDTATIVDVGGGRGHILRQLKESLAGVPGRYILQDRESVITDNGPEMETHGIEPMAHDFFNPQPVQGALVYFVRRVLHDWPDEEVRQVLAQLAVAMDRERSRILITETIIPEVGATATNAYMDLTMMTFGGRERTVKDFAHLFDLAGLQLANVYKAPGVPMVVLEARLK